A region of the Andreesenia angusta genome:
TATCTTGAGCGGCTTTCTGAACTCGTACTCGGATTCTATGTGCACAGGTATTATAGGGGACTTAGACTTGATGCTTATCATACTTATTCCCGCTTTAGCCTTGCTTAAATCCATTTTTTCTGTCCTGGTCCCCTCGGGGAACATGGCGAAGAGCTCGCCTTTTTTCAGAAACCTTATTGCGTTCTTTATGGCGCTTACATCAGCGGACTCTCTCGCTACAGGAAAAGCCCCGAGCAGCTGCAGCAGTTTTCCAAGGAATATGTTCTTTTCAAAGAGCTCTTTCTTGGCCATAAAGAAGAGCTGCCTCTTGGTCACAAGCCCAAGCGCCACAGGGTCTAGCTGGGTCTTGTGGTTTGAGCATATTATATAGTTGCCCTCTAGCGGCACATTTTCCTTGCCAATCACTGTCACCTTGAACATTATGTTCATATACGCCTTGGTGGCAAGCCTCGCTATATTGTAAAAGCCCATGCTATTTTTTCCCGCCTCTCACTCTGCCTACTATGAAATCCACCACTTCTTCTATGTCCATGTCGGTTGTGTCCACTTCAACTGCATCTTCAGCCTTTACAAGAGGCGATATTTCCCTGTTCATATCTATCTCGTCTCTCTTCTCTATATCTCTTTTTATCTCTTCGTAGCTCTGGGAGCTCTTGTCCTCTTCGTACCTTCTCCTAGCTCGCTCCTCTACAGATGCATTCAAGTAAAATTTGTACTCGGCATCAGAAAGCACAGTGGTACCTATGTCTCGCCCGTCCATTATCACAGACTTGCTATTGGCTATCTCCCTCTGCTTGGAAACCAGTATCTCCCTTATCTCTCCTATCTTGGCCACAGATGAAACGTTTTGATTTACTTCAGAGCTTCTTATCTCCTCGTCTACGACTCTTTCGTCCATGTAGATATGGTTCTCCCTGAAGTCTATGTCCGTGTCCTTTAAAAGCTCCACCACACTCTGGCTGTCTGATATATCTGTGCCTGTGCTTAAGGCTTTAAGCGTAACAGCCCTGTACATGGCCCCTGTGTCTATATACTCAAGTCCTAGCTTCTGGGCTACTATCTTGGATATGGTGCTCTTCCCGGCACCGGCTGGTCCATCTATAGCTATAGAATATTTCTCCATATATTGCTCTGTCTCCTTTATGAATTTATTCCCGCCAAGTACCCTGTGGAATAGGCTACCTGGAGATTGTATCCTCCTGTCAAGGCGTCCACGTCTATGGTCTCTCCTGCAAAGAAAAGTCCCGGCACAAGCTTGGACTCCATAGTGGAAGGGTCTATCTCGTCTGTAGAGATGCCTCCCGATGTGACTATGGCCTCGTCTATAGGCCTGAACTTCTTGAACTTAAGCCTGAAGTCCTTTATAAGCTCGACAAGCGCCTTGCGTTCTTCTTTGCTTATCTGATTTACAAACTTCTCGCCGTCTATATTAGACAGTTTCACCACAACAGGTATGAGCTTGCTCGGGAACAGATCCCCTAGCGAGTTCTTGAACTGCTTTTTGGAGTATTTCTCGAAGTCCTTTATTATCCTGCTCTCAAGCTGCTTGTGGTCAAGCGCTGGCTTCAGGTCTATTGATATCTCTATGTGCTTGTCTATATGGCGGTTTATATAGTTACTCATGCTGAGCACCATAGGCCCCGATACGCCGTAGTGGGTGAATATCATCTCCCCGAAGTCCTCGTATATCTTCTGCTTTCCGGCATAGGCTTTCAGGCTCACATTTTTAAGGGAAAGTCCTTGAAGCTCTCCTATCCAGTTTTCCGAAACTTCGCACGGCACAAGCGCAGGCTTTATCGCCACCACCGTATGTCCTAGAGATTTTGCAAACCTGTAGCCGTCACCTGTAGAGCCTGTAGAGCTGTAGGATTTTCCGCCTGTCGCAATCACTACAGAGTCGAACTCCTCTTCAATTCCGTTCGAGACAAGCGCAAATCTCTCTCCGCATTTTTCCAAGCTAGATACAGGACTTTCCAGGCGCACTTCCACTCCCTTTGAATCCAGGAATTTCTTAAGCGCCTTTATCACGTCACTTGACTT
Encoded here:
- a CDS encoding lysophospholipid acyltransferase family protein, with product MGFYNIARLATKAYMNIMFKVTVIGKENVPLEGNYIICSNHKTQLDPVALGLVTKRQLFFMAKKELFEKNIFLGKLLQLLGAFPVARESADVSAIKNAIRFLKKGELFAMFPEGTRTEKMDLSKAKAGISMISIKSKSPIIPVHIESEYEFRKPLKITVGKPFSFEQYYGKKLETEDYVELSREILVKIYSL
- the cmk gene encoding (d)CMP kinase, with the protein product MEKYSIAIDGPAGAGKSTISKIVAQKLGLEYIDTGAMYRAVTLKALSTGTDISDSQSVVELLKDTDIDFRENHIYMDERVVDEEIRSSEVNQNVSSVAKIGEIREILVSKQREIANSKSVIMDGRDIGTTVLSDAEYKFYLNASVEERARRRYEEDKSSQSYEEIKRDIEKRDEIDMNREISPLVKAEDAVEVDTTDMDIEEVVDFIVGRVRGGKK
- a CDS encoding NAD(P)/FAD-dependent oxidoreductase, which gives rise to MGRRVAVIGGGPAGIIAAGNSAASGNSVVLFEKNEKLGKKLFITGKGRCNITNAAPIEELIENIAVNKSFMYSGFYSFTNDDIVNLIESYGVATKVERGNRVFPESDKSSDVIKALKKFLDSKGVEVRLESPVSSLEKCGERFALVSNGIEEEFDSVVIATGGKSYSSTGSTGDGYRFAKSLGHTVVAIKPALVPCEVSENWIGELQGLSLKNVSLKAYAGKQKIYEDFGEMIFTHYGVSGPMVLSMSNYINRHIDKHIEISIDLKPALDHKQLESRIIKDFEKYSKKQFKNSLGDLFPSKLIPVVVKLSNIDGEKFVNQISKEERKALVELIKDFRLKFKKFRPIDEAIVTSGGISTDEIDPSTMESKLVPGLFFAGETIDVDALTGGYNLQVAYSTGYLAGINS